The Planctellipticum variicoloris DNA window GACGTTCGCAAAATCTGAATCCAGCCGCGACTTTGCGACCGGACCTCGCCGGAGTTTTCGTATCGCCGCGCCGGGAACCGCGATTGGCGACCGGCCGAGCCGATTGCGGGAGGACTCGATGTCTCGGCCTCCCGCGGCGGCCCGGAAAACAAGCTTACTTCATTGTCCGCCGTTTGCCTTTTTGGCCCATTCGCTGTTGGGGTAGGAGGCGACCAGCTTGGCCTGGGCGTCGATCGCCCGATCGTCGTGCTGCACCAGCCGCCACAACCGGGACAACTGATACAGACTTTCCGCATGCATCGCCGACTCCTTCGCGAACAGCACGTCGACGTGCAGGTAGGCGAGAATCGCCTCTTTGGTCCGGTTCAGTCCCTGCAGGCAGGCCCCTTCCAGGACATACGCCTCCGCCTGGAGGGCCGAATCGTCCGCGGGGCCCTTGTTCGTCACTTCTTCGAGCGAGGTCAGCGCCTCCGCGAAGTTGCTCTGCGCGGCCAGTCCCCGGGCTCGGCCGACCATGGCTTCGTACTTGCGAGCCTGCTCCGCGGGGTCGCTGCCGGCGGTCGTGATGACTTCGTCGTAGAGTTTCACAGCTTCGTCCGGCTTCCCCTCGGCGGAAAGGATCCGGGCCGTCGAAATGGTGGCGGCGAGCTTGAACTCTTTCCACGGCGACTGCGCCAGGATGTCGAACGCCGCGCGGGCTGCGGCGTAGTCCCCCTTGGCAAGCTGGACCTGGCCCAGGTAGCCGATTGCCTCGTAGTAACGGAAGCTGTCGCTGGCCGCTTTTTGAAATGCGGTCAGCTTCTGGATGGCTTCGTCCCGCTTTGCCGCGTCGACGAGCGCCTGCCGGGCGGTCACGCGGGCGATCAGGAATTCGATGTCGGTTTTGATGTTCGCGGAGCCGGCCTTGGCGGCTTCCTGCGACTTGGCGAGCCGGGCGAGGGCGCTTTCGAGACGGCCGCCGTTTTCGTCGCTGATTGCGACGGAGAGATCGGGGGGGGCGTCGTCCCAGGTGATCGAGGCGATGTCGTTGGCCGGGATGACGATCGCGTCGCCGGTCTGCGGCTTGACGGTAATCTCCGTTTTGGAGACCGCGGTCACTTCGCCGCTCAGCCGTCGGCCGCCGGACTTGCGCTGGATCGTATCGGCCTGGGCTGCAGAGATTGTCAGCGACGACGCAACGATCGCCGTCAGGCTCCATCGACTCCACTGATTCATCAAACTGTTCCTCGCGGGAGGCGCATCTGTCGTGGAAAAACTGATTTCTGGAAGGTCTCCGTCACGGGACGGAAGACGCAGTTTACGTCGGCTCGGGCGGCTTCGGTCGCGGGCGAGGTTTTGCAGGGGCTTCGCCGGACGAAGCCGGACGCTTCGGTGCGGGAGTTCCCTCGTCCGTTTTGGGTCGGGTGCGGCGGGGAGGAGGAGCGGTCGGGAAGCTGGGGGCTTCGATCCCGGTCGGCACGGAGAAACCCGCCGGGACTTTGAACGACGGCGGGGCCTCGGGGCCGCTGCCGACCATGTGACGTCGCGGGGTTTTACTCCCCTTCATCATCACGAAGCCGATCCCGGCCAGCCCGATGACCGCGACGACGCCGAAGATGATGAAGACCATCGAGCTCGACGCGAGGGGAGGGGCTGGTTCCGGCTTAGGAGCGGTGGCTTTGGCAATGGCCGCCTTTTCCGCCTCGACCTCCGCGAGCGTTTCCTCGGAAACCGAGGCGAAGTCCGGACTGGCTTCCAGTTTCTTCGGCTCCTTGCCGCCGTCCGCGAGGATCTGCTGGTAGATCTCGTTCAGCCGCTCGAGTTTGTCCTCGGGCGGATCTTTCAGGATGGCGACCGTGGCGACCAGCTCCATTTCGGCGAGATCGAGATCTTTCGTTCGCTGTTCGGTGCTGGTCTGGACCTGCGCCAGTTGGCGGCGGGCGGCGGCGACGTTGTAGCGCACCTCCAGAAAGCTGTCGAGCAGTTCGTGCGTGGGCTTGTTCTGATAGGCGTTCTGCAGGCGGTTCGACAGGTTGCCCCAGCCCCAGGCGCCGATGGTTTTGTCGCCGGTGAGTGAGGTTGTGAGATGCTTGATGGCGTCGGGGTCGCCGCTGGCGCCCCAGTCCTGAAACACGAAGGCGGCTTCCGTTTGTGCGCGGAGGTCGTTGCTGCGTTGCGCGAGAACCTCCGCCACCAGCGTCCTCGCCGCCTCGAAATCCTTTTTGAACCGGAGGGCCCGGACCTGGCGGAGCTTGACGGCGAGGAGCTGATCGGGGGGGGCGAAATTCGGATCGGCGGCGGCGCGGCTGATGACTTCGCCGTAGGCCTGGCCGGCTTTGTCGAAGAACGTTGCCGAGCGGGAGGGGTCGCTTTCGCTGACTTCGCCCAGGGCGAAGTACGTTTCGCCGATCCAGCTCAGGGAGCCGAAGGACTGGCCGTCTTTTCGCTGGGCCAGATCGTTGAGGAACGTTTCAAAGGAGCCCATCAGACTGTTGTAACGATCGGTTTCGCCGTTCTTGCGGAACCGCTCCAGTTCGTCCCGCAGCAAACGCCCCAGGCTGACATAGAGGTCGGTGATGTCGCCTCCGGCTTCGCCCCCGGCGACCTTTTCCATCGCGGTCATGGTGGCGCGGGCTTCGTTCAGCTTGCCGCTGCCGATGTAGCACCGCAGCAGCAGCTTGTACGATTCGGTGGCAAATTGCCGGCCCTGCACCCCTTTGGACGGTCGTTTGGTCTCGTCGGCGACCTGCACGGCCTTGATGACCGCGTGCGGATCGTTGAGGAGCAGCTTGATGGCTTCGGCTTCCTGCCCCTGGCTGACCATGATCTGCGCGAGCGACATCTTTGCCGCGATCAGCTCGGGGGGAGCGGCGCCTTCCTTCGGCAGGGCCGCGGACATTTTGGCGATGCCCGTTTCGAGCGACTTGCGGGCGGTCGCCTGCCACTCGGCGAGCTGCGCCGAGGTCGGCGACTCGTCCGGCTTGCGCCCGATTCCGAGATACGCCGACCAGTACGCCTGGCCGGAGGCCATCTGGGCGTCGGCGTAGCGGGTGTCGGCCTGGGGGACCTTGGCGAACCACTCGGCAGCGTCGAGGGGCCGTTTGACCTGGGTGTAAATTCGCCCCAGGGTCATGCGGGCGTCGTTGGCCTTGTCGCTCTCGGGCCAGCGTTCGGCGATCAGGTTGCAGGCTTTGACGATGAAGCCCATGTCGGGCTCTTTCTGCTCCGTCGTGCCGATCTCGTCATTGAAGGCCTGCACGAACGCGCCCATCGCCAGGTAGGCGGCGTCAAGGCCGGCGGCGGCGGACTCTTTGTCGGCAGTGCGTGCGACGTACTGGCAGAGAATGGCGGCTTCGTAGTTTTTACGCATCAGGTAGTACACGTAGCCGAGCATGTACCGCGCCTGATTGACGTTCTTGGCTTCGTCCCCTTTGTCCGCCAGTCGCAGCGACAGTTCGAACATCCGCGCCGCTTCGTTCAGCGTGTTCGTCAGGTCCTGTTCGAGGGTTTTGATCTCCTCGGCGGGCTGCTTCGTCTGCTTTGCGACGTCGATCTTCTTTTTGATGTCCTGAATCGGCGTAATCATCGACCGGCCGAGACCGAACGCCGTGTCGAAATTCGCCGGGTCCCGTTCCTTGCCGCCGAGCTTGGCGTCCATCCGCTGGATCATCGCCATGGCGACGTCGCGGTATTCGCCGGGGAATTTGACGATGTTCTGGGCTTCGGTGCGGGCCAGCTTCCAGTTCCGTTCGGCGTCGTTCTTGGGCAGTTCGCGGTTGTCGCCCAGCAGTTCGAAGGCGCGGGCGAGTTCCCAGCGGATCCCCAGCCCGGTCCGCGTGCGGCTGGTCGGACCGTTTTCTTTCAACCACTCCTGCGCCAGATCGATCACCAGTTGGTGATCTTTGCGGGCGTCCAGGTTGAGCATGATCAGCTTGAACTGCAGGGTCTGATCTTTGAGCCTGACCAGCGGCCCGGAGTCGCCGGGGTGATCGAGCAGCTCGTTGTAGATCCCCATCGCCTTCTGCAGGTCGCCCTGTTCTTCGTAGCACTTCCCCTGCCAGAGCCGGCCGTAGAGCCCGCCGACCTGGCTGCGATAGCGCTGATGCATCTGCTCGAACTGCCCGGCCGCATCGTCGAGCAGCTTCTTGCGCTCGGGGACGCCGACGTCCCAGGTCTGGGCTTCTTCGTAGGTGCACTGGCCGAGGTTCAGCAGGGCGCTGATCATCTGGAGTTCGGCGGCGGCGCGGTCGGCGAACTTCTGGGGATCCTTCTGCCTATCGATGAACGAGCCGAAGGCTTTCCAGGCGGCGTCGTGCTGGTCGTAGGCGGTCTGAAAGACTTTGCGGGCCTGCTGAATCAGACCGCGCGCCCGCTGCTGGTATTCGCCCCGGGCGCCCTGATTGGCCGGGGCGCGGGACTGCATGATCTCGACGCGGGCCTTGCCGAGCAGAATTTCCGCCCGCTGGGCGTTGGCGTCGCCGGCGCGGGGATGGCTGGGGCTGGCCTTGACGAATTCTTCGAGAAAGGCGAGGGCCTGATCGAGCTGCTCGGTCTGCGCTTCGGGACTGCGGGAGATCCGCGCGGCGTCCTGCAGGGTGAGCGCCTTTTCGAGCGGCACCAGCTCCTTCATCTCGGCAGGGACTTCCGGCCGGGCCTTGAGCTGATCGAGATACTGCAGCGCGAGGTCGTAATACTGACGCTCGCGCAGACCGTCGAGAAACTCCGCATACCGCTCTTCAGCGGGGAGCACCGTCGTCCAGAGCATGGCGGCGAGCCACACTCCTGCCGTCCAGCGACGAATCATTGTTGAAGATCCTGTCTGCAAGATCGCTGCGCCCGGACCGGCCGGTCCGGGCGTGCGCCAGTTCGCGAAGTTCGACAGATTGGTTCCAGCAGGATAAACCGCTGTCGATCCGAATGGCAAGCGGGTCAACCCCTTTCGCGGCTTGCAGATCGTACAGCCGGCCGACCACCCCGTGCGGGCGGAATTCTGCGACGAAGCTTACTTCACGATTTGCGGCGGCACCGGCGAATCGGGTGTGCTGGCGATAAGGGTTCGTCCGGCACGACCGGCAGGTCGGGAATGACTGGTCGTGATGGATGGGAGGGGAACGACATTGCAAACTGCAAAATGAAAAATCAAATCGCAAAATGGAGGAACTGCGAGTTTGCGGGAGGCCGGGCGGCAAGGAACGGACGGTCGAACGGCGGAGTTCCGTACGATGGACGTCCTCGTCCGTCGTTTTCGCCGTCGATGTGGTCGCGGCTGAGCAGCCGACGGACGTGACGTCCGTCGTACGACTGAAGGCGAAATCGGACGCGGTCGTTCTACGGCAGGTCAGGTGGCGATTTCGACCGCCGCCGGGGAATCGGTCCGGCGAGTTCGGGCGTTTTCGCCGACGCCGGGGTTCAGGAGCAGATGCGGCAGCATGTTGCGCGTGGCGGCGGCGTAGGACGTAAAGAACGGCAGCGGGTCCTCGTCAGTCTGCTGCTGCAGGCTGCGGGCGAAGGCGTGGAGCTCGTCGGCGGTGACCATCGGGCTGCGGTGGTGCGGTCCGTGGATGAAGATGTCCGCGTTGAGGTACGAGCAGACCCGGGTCAGCAGGCCGCCGCCGTAAACGGTGCGCGTCCCGCGCAGCGGATCGTAGCTGCTCATGCCCAGGTGTTCCGTGAATTTGCGTCCGGTCTGCAGGACGCCGGCGAGTCCCCAGGGGAGAACCCACGCCCGCAGGAAACCGGTCCACTGGTCATAGCAGCCGATGATCGTCAGCGCCACCCCCCAGAAGGCGAGAATGCCGAGGTATTCCCAGGCGATTGCGGTTCGCGACTTCGGCGGCAGCGGCGAATGGCGATGCCAGTAGATGCGGCCATAGATGAACGGGCTGGTGAGGAAGCCGGCGAACAGATCGATCCAGGCGAAGACGATGCGGAACAGGCGGGAGCATTGGGGATCCGAATAGGGCCAGAGCTCCCAGTCGACGGGCTTGTTCAAGTAGGCGTGGTGGCGGACGTGCGATTCGCGATAGGCGGTGGCGGGGATCAGGATCAGGGTTCCAATCACCTGCGCCCAGCCGCGGCAGCGGGGGTGCGTGTGGCGATGAGTGAACTCGTGAAACATGCTGGTGCCGCACAGGAAGAAGTACGACGTCCAGGCGACGATCGCCGCCTCCAGCCAGGGCCATGTCCCGTACCAGCAGACGGCGATGCCGGTGATCGACGGGAAGAGCAGAAAGAACAGCCGCCAGCGCAAGGAATCGAATTCGATCGTATCGTGCGTGTCGTTGGCGGCGGCGGTCGACTCGGGTTCGAGCAGTTCGGACATGAGCGGTGTCCTCCCAAAAAGGCTTCGGGAGAATTCTAACTGTCAGGTCGTCCGGATGTCATCTGTGCGGCCACGGGCGTCCGGATTACGGTTTTGCAAGAAAACTGTTATTCACACATGATCTTTGATCGACCACTTCGTGCGTTGCGGCGACGAAGGCGAGGACACGGCTGCCGCTGAGTTTCCCGACGAATCCAGTCCCGGTGAACTCATCGAAACTGGTAGTCTGTTCTGTTCGAGCGACGCGCCAGTGCGGACGCCAGACCATACGGCTGCCATTCTCTTGGACGCGGGGGTGCAAGGCCCCGGCCGGGCGAACAGAGTTCGAGCGACGATTTTATGACCGGCACTTCACGGAGGTGATGCGACATGAGGCCGATATTGATTCTGATTCTGATTGCAGTTCTCGCAGGGGGACCGGCGCCATCGAGCATTGCGGCGGAGGGCTCCCCGCAACGCTCTCCCTATGGGGTCGTGTACAATGAATGGAAGCCCGCGAAGCAGGCTCTGACGACGGCGATTCAAGAATCGCCCGCCGAACTGCGCCCCGAGCTTCGACGTCAACTGCGCGCATTGAACAGCCTTTATACGGCGAGGTTTGTCAACCTGGCGAAGGCGCACGCGACGGACCCCGAGACGTGGCAGGACTGTCTGATCTGGATCTCCGTCGAAGGCGTCGCGGGACCGGATTTCGACGCCATGATGGATTTCATGAGCGACCATGCCGGAGAATTGAAAGAGGAGATCCGGCTGCAGCTCGTGCTCCCGACCTTCATTCCCGCGCAATCGAGTCGACTTGATCCGGCGCTGCGCCATCTTGTGGAGACTCATCCCAATGCCAGCATCCGGGGATCGGCGCTGTATACGCTCGGTGCGAGATTGAAGACAAAGGCCGAGATCGAGAGTTCCCTGAAACTCTGCGACGAAGCGGAATCCGTCCTGAAGCGAGTCATCGCCGAGTTTCCGGACGTCGGAACTTACCACGGTCGAAACGGGGACAACGCCCAGAAGCTCCTCGACGAACTGCGCGGACCGTTCGCACTCGGCCGTCCGGCGCCGGACTTGTCGGGGATGGATCTGCAGGGGGAGAAGTTCTCGCTCACCTCTCTCAAAGGCAAGATCGTCGTCCTGTCGTTTTCCGGCCATTGGTGCGGTCCCTGCAAGGCGATGCACGCCGTCGAAAAGGAGCTGCTCAAGAAGCACTCGGCGGGAGACGTCGAACTGGTGGAAGTCAATACCGACAAGGACTTGGCGTCGGTCGCCGAGACGATGAAGAAGGACGGCCTCGCCTGGCGGTGTCTGGCGGACGGAAGTTCGGACGGCCCGCTGTCGCGCGCCTGGCAGATCGAGAGCTGGCCGACGTTTTACGTTCTGGATCGCGACCACAAGATCCGGTACAAGGCGACCGGCTTTCTGGGCGACACCTTGGACGCCTGGGTCAGCCGTCTGGTTGACGAGAGGCAGTGAGTCGATTGGCCGCCTGGGGCTTTCGCCGCTGTTGATGAACTGGATTGAACTGTTGTCCGGCGCGAATATGCGGCGGCGGGAGTTTGGCAAGTAGAATGTTTTTCGCCATGCAGCAGGCGCACATAATAGGACTCGTTTCGTGTCGAAATGGAAACAGACGGTGCCA harbors:
- a CDS encoding tetratricopeptide repeat protein — its product is MNQWSRWSLTAIVASSLTISAAQADTIQRKSGGRRLSGEVTAVSKTEITVKPQTGDAIVIPANDIASITWDDAPPDLSVAISDENGGRLESALARLAKSQEAAKAGSANIKTDIEFLIARVTARQALVDAAKRDEAIQKLTAFQKAASDSFRYYEAIGYLGQVQLAKGDYAAARAAFDILAQSPWKEFKLAATISTARILSAEGKPDEAVKLYDEVITTAGSDPAEQARKYEAMVGRARGLAAQSNFAEALTSLEEVTNKGPADDSALQAEAYVLEGACLQGLNRTKEAILAYLHVDVLFAKESAMHAESLYQLSRLWRLVQHDDRAIDAQAKLVASYPNSEWAKKANGGQ
- a CDS encoding tetratricopeptide repeat protein — its product is MIRRWTAGVWLAAMLWTTVLPAEERYAEFLDGLRERQYYDLALQYLDQLKARPEVPAEMKELVPLEKALTLQDAARISRSPEAQTEQLDQALAFLEEFVKASPSHPRAGDANAQRAEILLGKARVEIMQSRAPANQGARGEYQQRARGLIQQARKVFQTAYDQHDAAWKAFGSFIDRQKDPQKFADRAAAELQMISALLNLGQCTYEEAQTWDVGVPERKKLLDDAAGQFEQMHQRYRSQVGGLYGRLWQGKCYEEQGDLQKAMGIYNELLDHPGDSGPLVRLKDQTLQFKLIMLNLDARKDHQLVIDLAQEWLKENGPTSRTRTGLGIRWELARAFELLGDNRELPKNDAERNWKLARTEAQNIVKFPGEYRDVAMAMIQRMDAKLGGKERDPANFDTAFGLGRSMITPIQDIKKKIDVAKQTKQPAEEIKTLEQDLTNTLNEAARMFELSLRLADKGDEAKNVNQARYMLGYVYYLMRKNYEAAILCQYVARTADKESAAAGLDAAYLAMGAFVQAFNDEIGTTEQKEPDMGFIVKACNLIAERWPESDKANDARMTLGRIYTQVKRPLDAAEWFAKVPQADTRYADAQMASGQAYWSAYLGIGRKPDESPTSAQLAEWQATARKSLETGIAKMSAALPKEGAAPPELIAAKMSLAQIMVSQGQEAEAIKLLLNDPHAVIKAVQVADETKRPSKGVQGRQFATESYKLLLRCYIGSGKLNEARATMTAMEKVAGGEAGGDITDLYVSLGRLLRDELERFRKNGETDRYNSLMGSFETFLNDLAQRKDGQSFGSLSWIGETYFALGEVSESDPSRSATFFDKAGQAYGEVISRAAADPNFAPPDQLLAVKLRQVRALRFKKDFEAARTLVAEVLAQRSNDLRAQTEAAFVFQDWGASGDPDAIKHLTTSLTGDKTIGAWGWGNLSNRLQNAYQNKPTHELLDSFLEVRYNVAAARRQLAQVQTSTEQRTKDLDLAEMELVATVAILKDPPEDKLERLNEIYQQILADGGKEPKKLEASPDFASVSEETLAEVEAEKAAIAKATAPKPEPAPPLASSSMVFIIFGVVAVIGLAGIGFVMMKGSKTPRRHMVGSGPEAPPSFKVPAGFSVPTGIEAPSFPTAPPPRRTRPKTDEGTPAPKRPASSGEAPAKPRPRPKPPEPT
- a CDS encoding fatty acid desaturase family protein; protein product: MSELLEPESTAAANDTHDTIEFDSLRWRLFFLLFPSITGIAVCWYGTWPWLEAAIVAWTSYFFLCGTSMFHEFTHRHTHPRCRGWAQVIGTLILIPATAYRESHVRHHAYLNKPVDWELWPYSDPQCSRLFRIVFAWIDLFAGFLTSPFIYGRIYWHRHSPLPPKSRTAIAWEYLGILAFWGVALTIIGCYDQWTGFLRAWVLPWGLAGVLQTGRKFTEHLGMSSYDPLRGTRTVYGGGLLTRVCSYLNADIFIHGPHHRSPMVTADELHAFARSLQQQTDEDPLPFFTSYAAATRNMLPHLLLNPGVGENARTRRTDSPAAVEIAT
- a CDS encoding TlpA family protein disulfide reductase, coding for MRPILILILIAVLAGGPAPSSIAAEGSPQRSPYGVVYNEWKPAKQALTTAIQESPAELRPELRRQLRALNSLYTARFVNLAKAHATDPETWQDCLIWISVEGVAGPDFDAMMDFMSDHAGELKEEIRLQLVLPTFIPAQSSRLDPALRHLVETHPNASIRGSALYTLGARLKTKAEIESSLKLCDEAESVLKRVIAEFPDVGTYHGRNGDNAQKLLDELRGPFALGRPAPDLSGMDLQGEKFSLTSLKGKIVVLSFSGHWCGPCKAMHAVEKELLKKHSAGDVELVEVNTDKDLASVAETMKKDGLAWRCLADGSSDGPLSRAWQIESWPTFYVLDRDHKIRYKATGFLGDTLDAWVSRLVDERQ